A part of Rhopalosiphum maidis isolate BTI-1 chromosome 3, ASM367621v3, whole genome shotgun sequence genomic DNA contains:
- the LOC113559433 gene encoding structural maintenance of chromosomes protein 3-like produces the protein MHIKQVIIHGFKSYREQTVVEPFDKRHNVVVGRNGSGKSNFFYAIQFVLSDEFSHLRPEQRQALLHEGTGPRVVTAYVEIIFDNTDNRLPIEKEEVILRRVIGAKKDQYFLNKKMVPRSDVTNLLESAGFSHSNPYYIVKQGKINQMATAPDSHRLKLLREVAGTRVYDERKEESIDILKDTQTKLEKIVEFIKTIEERLQTLEEEKEELKEYQVWDKKRRTLEFCIHDRELKDTKRKLEELDGKINNFDEEQKRLASKVKDATDQAKKAAKQLRDAKREVHAAKEEKETLSLEQQELIKQKTKLDFTIKDLTDEVDGDNNSKERAEKELKKLQDTIKAKESELQELKPKYEAQKKKEEDCTRELALKEQKRKELYAKQGRGSQFTSKEDRDKWIQKELKSLNKQIKDKNEHKDKLTDDLKRDGERQRELEHQIQMNSIELEKQRVAIDEYNKKYYELKKAKDQHQSQRNELWRKENTIQHSLSSLKEELAKSDQALRSMAGKAILNGRDSVRKVLDVFKEKGGAHLDLASQYYGQVIENFGCDQSIQTAVEVTAGGRMFFHIVESDKIGTQILKEINNQNLPGEVTFMPLNRLTVRDIRYPQSKDALPMVSKLKYEPHLDKAMRFIFGKTLICRNLEIATTISKQSMLDCITIDGDQVSSSGTLTGGYFKNMRSKLEIQKQRNDSMSQIKEAEEVLAVLKTQLNEVEVNVNVVMSDMQKTETKNSKSKGNFDKLKGDIRLMKEELVGIERYRATKERLLIQAASNLEAMQTTRSGLESELHQELMAQLSVTDQREMDKLNDDIRSLTMENKTAFSTRMKLEADKNKLENLLTNNLIRRRDELMQALQEISVEERKRTLENNKMEVQTVKKKLEALNADIKIDDKRVQEAVKKQKLCQEELEKWKALEKEAQEKLDNESKDLTKVSTKQNMLRQKLDECQAKISDLGALPNTELITKYMSYSSKNLFKELEKANSNIKRYGHVNKKALDQFISFSEQKEKLVSRKQELDRGHQKIEELMNVLEQRKCDAILFTFKQVSMYFTQVFSKLVPGGFAQLVMKSAGGEESATPIVGDEDNIDNYSGVMIKVSFAGQGSEMREMNQLSGGQKSLVALGLIFAIQKCDPAPFYLFDEIDQALDPQHRKAVADMIHEMSDHAQFITTTFRPELLFNAHKFYGVKFRNKVSHVECVTRDVAYDFVEDDTTHG, from the exons atgcaTATCAAACAG gttaTAATACATGGTTTTAAAAGCTACAGAGAGCAGACTGTAGTTGAACCATTTGACAAAAGACATAATGTCGTTG ttggcCGTAATGGATCTGGAAAAAGCAATTTCttttatg cTATACAATTCGTACTTAGTGATGAGTTTTCACATCTTCGCCCTGAGCAAAGACAGGCATTACTTCATGAAGGCACCGGTCCAAGAGTTGTTACAGCTTATGTAGAAATTATCTTTGATAATACAGATAATCGTTTACCA attgaaAAAGAAGAAGTTATTTTAAGAAGAGTAATTGGTGCGAAAAAAGACCAGtactttctaaataaaaaaatggtgCCTAGGTCAGacgttactaatttattagaatCTGCTGGATTTTCTCACTCaaatccatattatattgttaaacaaGGAAAG attAACCAAATGGCTACAGCGCCAGATTCTCATAGATTAAAACTTTTGAGAGAGGTTGCTGGTACCAGAGTTTATGATGAACGAAAAGAAGAATCAATTGATATACTAaaag ataCTCAAACTAAACTGGAAAAAATTGTTgagtttattaaaacaattgaagAGCGATTACAAACTCTCGAAGAAGAAAAAGAAGAACTAAAAGAATATCAAGTGTGGGATAAAAAAAGAAGGACATTAGAATTTTGTATTCATGATCGTGAATTAAAAGACACTAAACGAAAATTGGaagaa tTGGAtggaaaaatcaataattttgatgAAGAACAAAAACGACTTGCGTCTAAAGTTAAAGATGCTACTGATCAAGCAAAGAAAGCAGCCAAACAGTTACGTGATGCTAAACGAGAAGTACATGCAGCTAAAGAAGAAAAAGAAACTTTAAGCTTGGAACAACAAgagttaattaaacaaaaaacaaaattagattttactataaaagatTTAACAGATGAAGTAGATGGagataataattctaaa GAAAGAGCAGAAAAAGAATTGAAAAAACTTCAGGATACCATTAAAGCCAAAGAATCAGAACTTCAAGagttaaaaccaaaatatgaagctcaaaaaaaaaaggaagaaGATTGTACTCGGGA GCTTGCtttaaaagaacaaaaaagaaaagaacTGTATGCTAAACAAGGAAGAGGAAGTCAATTCACATCTAAAGAAGATCGTGATAAATGGATTCAAAAAGAActtaa atctttaaacaaacaaataaaagataaaaatgaaCACAAAGATAAATTAACTGATGATTTAAAACGCGATGGAGAACGGCAGCGTGAATTAGAACATCAAATACAG ATGAACTCTATTGAACTAGAAAAACAAAGAGTTGCTATTGAtgagtacaataaaaaatattatgaattgaaAAAAGCAAAAGATCAACATCAAAGTCAAAGAAA tgAGTTGTGGCGTAAAGAAAATACTATACAGCATAGTTTGTCATCACTTAAAGAAGAGTTGGCAAAGTCTGATCAAGCACTCCGCAGTATGGCtggaaaa gcTATTTTAAACGGAAGAGATAGTGTTCGTAAAGTATTAGatgtatttaaagaaaaaggtGGAGCTCATCTTGATCTTGCTTCTCAATACTATGGAcaagttattgaaaattttggatgCGACCAGAGTATTCAAACAGCAGTAGAAGTTACTGCAGGTGgaag aaTGTTCTTCCATATTGTGGAATCTGATAAAATTGGTACACAAATCttgaaagaaataaataatcaaaatttacctGGTGAAGTTACATTCATGCCTTTAAATAGATTGACTGTAAGAGATATAAGATATCCACAATCCAag gaTGCACTTCCAATGGTCAGTAAGCTAAAATATGAACCTCACTTAGATAAAGCAATGCGCTTTATATTTGgcaaaacattaatttgtcGAAATCTAGAAATTGCTACTACAATATCTAAACAGAGTATGCTTGATTGTATTACAATTGATGGTGATCag gTTTCTTCAAGTGGAACATTAACAGGagggtattttaaaaatatgcgttCTAAGTTGGAAATCCAAAAACAACGGAATGATTCAATGAGCCAAATAAAAGAAGCCGAAGAAGTACTTGCTGTGTTAAAAACACAATTGAACGAAGTTGAGGTCAATGTGAATGTAGTAATGTCTGACATGCAAAAgactgaaacaaaaaatagtaaatctaa gggtaattttgacaaattaaaaGGAGACATAAGACTAATGAAAGAAGAACTTGTTGGAATTGAGAGATATCGAGCTACTAAAGAAAGGTTGTTAATACAAGCGGCATCAAATTTAGAAGCCATGCAAACTACACGCAGTGGATTAGAATCAGAACTTCATcag gaaCTTATGGCTCAACTTTCTGTTACTGATCAAAGAGAAAtggataaattaaatgatgatATTCGTTCATTAACTATGGAAAATAAAACTGCCTTTTCTACTCGTATGAAATTGGAAGCTGACAAAAACAAACTTGAAAATTTGTTAACAAACAATTTGATTCGTCGTAGAGATGAGCTTATGCAG GCGTTACAAGAAATATCTGTTGAAGAACGTAAACGaacattagaaaataataaaatggaagTACAGacagtcaaaaaaaaattagaggCGTTGAATgctgatattaaaattgatgataAAAGAGTACAAGAAGCCGTAAAAAAG CAAAAACTTTGTCAAGAAGAATTGGAAAAGTGGAAAGCATTAGAAAAAGAAGCTCAGGAAAAATTAGATAATGAGTCCAAAGATCTTACTAAAGTATCAACCAAGCAAAATATGTTAAGGCAAAAATTGGATGAATGTCAAGCCAAAATTAGTGATCTAGGTGCACTTCCTAACACTGAActcattacaaaatatatgtcttattcatctaaaaac ttgttTAAAGAACTTGAAAAAGCTAACAGTAATATTAAGCGTTATGGTCATGTTAACAAGAAAGCTTTAGaccaatttattagtttttcagaacaaaaagaaaaattggtATCCAGAAAACAAGAATTAGATCGagg acatcaaaaaattgaagaattaATGAATGTTTTGGAACAAAGAAAATGTGATGCTATCCtgtttacatttaaacaaGTATCAATGTATTTCACCCAAGTATTTAGCAAACTTGTACCAGGTGGATTTGCTCAATTAGTAATGAAATCAGCTGGTGGCGAAGAGTCTGCTACACCTATTGTTGGCGAT gaaGATAATATAGATAACTATTCCGGAGTAATGATTAAAGTGTCGTTTGCTGGCCAAGGAAGTGAAATGCGTGAAATGAATCAATTATCTGGTGGTCAAAAATCATTAGTCGCACTTGGACTTATATTTGCTATTCAAAAATGTGATCCAGCTCCATTTTATCTTTTTGATGAAATTGATCAg gCACTAGATCCTCAACATAGAAAAGCCGTTGCAGACATGATACATGAAATGTCTGATCATGCCCAATTCATTACAACCACATTCAGACctgaattattattcaatgctCATAAGTTCTATGGAGTTAAATTTCGTaataag GTGAGTCATGTGGAATGTGTTACAAGAGATGTTGCGTATGATTTTGTTGAAGATGATACAACTCATGGATAA